The following are encoded in a window of Kiritimatiellia bacterium genomic DNA:
- a CDS encoding NAD(P) transhydrogenase subunit alpha yields the protein MTEMILLLFVFVLSIFLGFELISKVPSQLHTPLMSGSNAISGITIVAAIIAAGVDDGHWETTALGTLAMALAAINVVGGYLVTNRMLAMFKKKEGPGSPQ from the coding sequence ATGACGGAAATGATTCTATTACTGTTTGTGTTCGTCCTTTCGATCTTTCTCGGCTTTGAACTGATTTCGAAAGTCCCTTCCCAACTTCACACGCCGCTGATGTCCGGCTCCAACGCGATTTCCGGCATCACGATTGTTGCGGCGATCATCGCGGCGGGGGTCGATGACGGGCACTGGGAAACGACGGCGCTCGGAACTCTTGCTATGGCGCTGGCGGCTATCAACGTGGTAGGCGGATATCTGGTGACCAATCGGATGCTCGCTATGTTTAAGAAAAAGGAGGGCCCGGGGTCGCCGCAATGA